The Penicillium psychrofluorescens genome assembly, chromosome: 2 nucleotide sequence TGTGTACATGACAAGCCGACCACGGAGATTTTCACCGACCTCATTGATGCCAAAGTCATCCCAGACCCGTTCATCGATGAGAATGAACGCCTTGTGCAGTGGGTCGGCGAGGCCGACTGGGAGTATGCCTGCGACTTCCAGTATGAGCCCGACTCAGGTCACTCTCGCCAGGATCTGCTTTTTGCGGGGCTGGATACGGTGGCAACTGTCTATCTGAATGACCAGGACAAGATTCTGGAGTCGACCAACATGTTCCATCGGCACCGCATCGACGTTACAGGCAAACTACGTCGCGGCCTAAATACCCTTCGCATCGTGTTCAAGAGCGCCCTCCATTACGGTCGTGAGttggaaaagaaacatgGGAGCTATCGAGCCTTCAGTGGAGAGAATTCTAGAGTGCATGTTCGCAAGGCACAGTACCATTATGGCTGGGACTGGGGCCCTCTGTTAATGACTTGCGGACCATGTGGGGAGATCAGCCTTGAAACTTATGCTTCTACGGTGGAAAACGTGTTTGCCGATGCACAGGTGTCCGAGGATCTCCAGACTGCGTCTATGAAAATCTCTTTTGACGCCATTCTGGACAGAGATGTCACTGCGGATGTCACCGTCACTACTCCCAGCGGCCATATATTTCGCTTAAGCACAGCCCTCAGCCTCAGTGCGAAAGATCCTCGAGGTTCTGTTTCACTGGAGATTCATCAACCAGAACTCTGGTACCCCATTGGTCATGGCCCTCAGATCTTCTACCTAGTGGATGTGGCAATCGTGGGTCCTGACCAGGTTCCTCTTCACTATGTCAGGAAACCTGTTGGCATACGACGTCTCCGTCTGGTACAGCAACCCTTGATTGACGAGCCAGGCACTTCCTTTTTCATCGAAATCAACAACAAACCTGTGTACTCGTCTGGAAGCAACTGGATTCCCGGTCATTCGTTTCTCACTTCCATGACAGCCAAAGACTATGTTTCAGCCGTTGACTTGTGCGTGAAAGGGAATCAAAACATGTTACGGGTCTGGGGCGGGGGCATCTATGAACATGATGCACTATATGAGGAGTGTGATCGACGTGGAATTCTTGTCTGGCAGGATTTCGCTTTTGCCTGTGCGCAGTACCCTTGCTATCCTGAGTTCGCGGCGACTGTGAAACGGGAAGCTGTGGACCAAGTCAAACGGCTGCGACAGTACTGTTCTATCGTCCTCTATGCCGGTAACAACGAGGACTATCAAATCGCCGAGATGCTCAACCTGACATGGGACCCTGAGGACCATTCAGGCGACTGGACCAACACAGACTTCCCAGCGCGGACGCTCTATGAAACTCACTTGCCCGCCGTGGTTACCGAATATTCACCCGGTGTTCCCTATCATCCGAGCTCACCTTGGGGCGGCGAGGGGACGACAGACAGAACTGTTGGAGATATTCATCAATGGAATGTCTGGCACGGCTCACAGGAGAAATACCAACTCTGGGACAAGCTCGTCGGCCGGTTCGTCTCTGAATTCGGTATGCTTGGCTTCCCGGCTGCCAAGTCCATCCGCCGTTTTGTGACCGACCCAGCGCAGCGCTATCCCCAGAGCTCTGTGCTGGATCTGCACAACAAAGCAGATGGTGCAGAGCGTCGATTGGCCTTGTACGTTCTGGAAAATATTAGAGTGAACTCCTTGGACCTCGACAGCTGGATCTATGCCACCCAGCTCATTCAAGCCGAATGTCTCGGTTTTGCTGTTCGGAGCTGCCGACGTCAGTGGAAGGGTCCGGGCCGAGAATACTGTGCTGGACAGCTCGTATGGCAGGTTCGTGGAGTCTCCATTTATCTTTTATCTCATTACTCATACTTTCTAGATCAATGATTGCTGGCCAgtctccagctgggccatgGTCGATTTCTAcggagagaagaagatggctTACTTCATGACAATGCGTGACAGTGCTCCTCTCGCTCTTGGAATGAGTCGTTCGACACCTGAGCTCAAGAAACTCAAGTCGCCGCCTCCTCAGATTCTTGCTCCTCCCCATGACCTTGCTCCAAAGAAAAACTTCATTGATGTCTGGGCTGTGAATGGGACATTGAAGGACTTTCCAGTCCAAATCGAGGTCCGGCTATATGACATTGCAACCGGTGCTCTGCGCGAAGAAAGGTCAATGGACATTCAAACCCTTTTGTCCAACCGCACTACGGAGTTACTGGAAGACTTGAGCGTCGACGACAAGACCGCCGTTCAGGCGATCATGAAGGATCCTCAGGGTGGTCATGTCATTGCCCGCGCATCGGACTGGCCTCAGCCGCTGAAGTATGTCACTTTGTCTGCATCT carries:
- a CDS encoding uncharacterized protein (ID:PFLUO_002727-T1.cds;~source:funannotate); the encoded protein is MSVATTVTLSGWRWRQHGKVDEKWHQCVHDKPTTEIFTDLIDAKVIPDPFIDENERLVQWVGEADWEYACDFQYEPDSGHSRQDLLFAGLDTVATVYLNDQDKILESTNMFHRHRIDVTGKLRRGLNTLRIVFKSALHYGRELEKKHGSYRAFSGENSRVHVRKAQYHYGWDWGPLLMTCGPCGEISLETYASTVENVFADAQVSEDLQTASMKISFDAILDRDVTADVTVTTPSGHIFRLSTALSLSAKDPRGSVSLEIHQPELWYPIGHGPQIFYLVDVAIVGPDQVPLHYVRKPVGIRRLRLVQQPLIDEPGTSFFIEINNKPVYSSGSNWIPGHSFLTSMTAKDYVSAVDLCVKGNQNMLRVWGGGIYEHDALYEECDRRGILVWQDFAFACAQYPCYPEFAATVKREAVDQVKRLRQYCSIVLYAGNNEDYQIAEMLNLTWDPEDHSGDWTNTDFPARTLYETHLPAVVTEYSPGVPYHPSSPWGGEGTTDRTVGDIHQWNVWHGSQEKYQLWDKLVGRFVSEFGMLGFPAAKSIRRFVTDPAQRYPQSSVLDLHNKADGAERRLALYVLENIRVNSLDLDSWIYATQLIQAECLGFAVRSCRRQWKGPGREYCAGQLVWQINDCWPVSSWAMVDFYGEKKMAYFMTMRDSAPLALGMSRSTPELKKLKSPPPQILAPPHDLAPKKNFIDVWAVNGTLKDFPVQIEVRLYDIATGALREERSMDIQTLLSNRTTELLEDLSVDDKTAVQAIMKDPQGGHVIARASDWPQPLKYVTLSASPDVTLSVLDGKLEIRTKVPVKGVVVSVADDRDVDFGDNGVDVFPDDVYTICAQGLAKDDKVEMRYYGLDF